A single window of Methylacidimicrobium sp. AP8 DNA harbors:
- a CDS encoding IS607 family transposase: protein MKLSVWAKRQGICYKTAWRMWKEGRLPVPAEQLPTGTVIVHAEPSQPNGVALYARVSSSDQEADLDRQLARLTEFALSKRLPIVKAVKEVGSGMNGHRKGLIELLRDPNIGVILVEHRDRLMRFGLEYVEAALAAQSRSVLVVESDDRTDDIVGDLHEVIVSMCARLYGKRSARNRAEKALKAIHE, encoded by the coding sequence GTGAAGTTGAGTGTCTGGGCCAAGCGGCAGGGCATTTGCTACAAGACGGCTTGGCGGATGTGGAAGGAAGGGCGTTTGCCCGTCCCGGCCGAGCAGTTGCCGACCGGAACGGTGATCGTGCATGCGGAGCCCTCACAACCCAATGGGGTCGCCCTTTACGCACGGGTATCGAGCTCCGATCAGGAAGCGGATCTGGACCGGCAATTGGCTCGGCTGACCGAGTTCGCGCTGAGCAAACGGTTGCCGATCGTCAAGGCCGTCAAGGAGGTCGGCTCCGGAATGAACGGCCATCGGAAGGGCCTGATCGAGCTGCTCCGTGATCCCAATATCGGCGTCATCCTGGTCGAGCATCGCGACCGGCTGATGCGCTTCGGCTTGGAGTACGTGGAAGCGGCATTGGCCGCGCAGAGCCGATCGGTCCTGGTGGTGGAGTCGGACGACAGGACTGATGACATCGTGGGCGACCTGCATGAGGTCATCGTTTCGATGTGTGCCAGGCTTTACGGGAAGCGATCCGCCCGGAACCGCGCCGAGAAGGCGCTCAAAGCGATCCATGAGTAA
- a CDS encoding VWA domain-containing protein produces MIGSLYLKPESAWGLLPVGLLPLIVIWQRSRRRSLAQERAALDGGPEAHHGPKQGSRGETLLLCLALLATAAGMAGLRWDWGAPAARWRRCDFWLLLDTSLSMRAEDAAGGRSGSLSRLEWAQRLCSYLFSGFPGARFGIVPFAGDASVLLLPSSDHNAFTYYLRSAAAVPKSRGTDLVEPLRALAAEWSQNPPESPMPVAVLLSDGGREEGREVPIAEIGEAAKEVQAAAPRVLFVCVAVGGDRETAVPDESAPEEPSSEGEPAKGPLRTARFDPPLEAVSETTGGLFFRAKESSPEEIGRAVAQRLEKHGIRPEWEPGSGGAEAGRVWAAAGLGILALLTTLWSRR; encoded by the coding sequence GTGATCGGGTCGCTCTACCTGAAGCCGGAAAGCGCTTGGGGCCTCCTTCCCGTCGGCCTGTTGCCGCTGATCGTGATCTGGCAGCGAAGCCGGCGGCGCTCCCTTGCCCAAGAGCGGGCCGCGCTGGACGGGGGGCCGGAGGCGCACCATGGGCCGAAGCAGGGGAGCCGGGGAGAGACCCTGCTCCTCTGCCTGGCCCTGCTGGCGACCGCCGCCGGCATGGCCGGCTTGCGCTGGGATTGGGGAGCGCCGGCGGCACGGTGGCGCCGCTGCGACTTCTGGCTCCTCCTTGATACCTCCCTTTCCATGCGGGCGGAGGATGCGGCCGGGGGGCGGAGCGGCTCCCTCTCGCGCCTGGAATGGGCCCAACGCCTCTGCTCGTATCTGTTCTCGGGCTTCCCGGGCGCCCGGTTCGGGATCGTCCCCTTCGCGGGCGACGCGTCGGTGCTGCTGCTGCCGAGTAGCGACCACAATGCCTTTACCTACTACCTCCGGAGCGCGGCGGCGGTGCCGAAATCGCGGGGGACCGACCTTGTCGAGCCTCTGCGGGCGCTGGCGGCCGAGTGGAGCCAAAATCCCCCCGAGTCCCCCATGCCGGTGGCGGTGTTGCTTTCCGACGGGGGCAGGGAGGAGGGGAGAGAAGTTCCGATCGCCGAAATCGGCGAGGCCGCCAAGGAGGTGCAGGCCGCCGCTCCCCGCGTGCTTTTCGTGTGCGTCGCCGTCGGCGGGGACCGCGAGACGGCCGTGCCCGACGAATCGGCTCCGGAGGAGCCCTCCTCGGAGGGGGAGCCCGCGAAGGGACCGCTGCGGACCGCGCGCTTCGATCCTCCTCTGGAGGCGGTCTCCGAAACCACAGGCGGCCTCTTCTTCCGGGCGAAGGAGAGCTCCCCGGAAGAGATCGGCCGCGCCGTCGCCCAGCGGCTGGAGAAGCACGGGATCCGCCCCGAATGGGAGCCCGGCTCGGGCGGAGCCGAAGCGGGACGGGTCTGGGCGGCGGCCGGGCTGGGGATCCTGGCCTTGCTGACCACGCTCTGGAGCCGCCGGTGA
- a CDS encoding vWA domain-containing protein, which yields MSGESLGYCAALLGPAAFWLGLWARSRRRPAAWSRHGGLSLYAETLRALPGRARALLLLADLAPLLLLWLAWAALLAVVGHLGARREPAPASDWERRLVLVDDLSGSMQGKKEESLRRANLRFLAAVRGPAAGRVRLGLIEFSGSAAVRLPLVPLAPEGGGPEPAARLQRVVRSVSTKDPGMGMGTELGLGIWAGLEAIVRAGRWEDAVLRRRWREAQEALGRGAPLPDGAALRRIFGSHADAAIVAFTDGMVRNESLPTARVLEFARALEVRVYCLSVEDLPAEVATNAYRTMTRIDPENEEAFQSLYEEIARKETRPRMEWKVAEQNPWERGLFALACACVAGSAWVRNRAIPRGP from the coding sequence ATGAGCGGGGAATCGCTCGGGTACTGCGCGGCGCTCTTGGGGCCGGCCGCCTTTTGGCTCGGGTTGTGGGCGCGGAGCCGCAGGCGGCCGGCGGCTTGGAGCCGTCACGGGGGCCTCTCCCTCTACGCCGAAACGCTGCGCGCGCTTCCCGGGCGGGCGCGGGCGCTCCTGCTGCTCGCCGACCTCGCTCCGCTTCTCCTACTCTGGCTGGCTTGGGCCGCGCTCCTTGCGGTGGTCGGGCATCTCGGCGCGCGCCGCGAGCCGGCTCCGGCATCCGACTGGGAGAGGAGGCTCGTCCTGGTCGACGATCTTTCCGGAAGCATGCAGGGGAAAAAGGAGGAAAGCTTGCGCCGGGCCAATCTCCGTTTTCTGGCCGCCGTCCGCGGGCCCGCCGCGGGCCGGGTCCGCCTCGGGCTGATCGAGTTCTCCGGCAGCGCCGCCGTCCGGCTGCCGCTGGTGCCGCTCGCTCCGGAGGGCGGGGGTCCGGAGCCGGCCGCCCGGCTCCAACGCGTCGTCCGGTCGGTGTCCACCAAGGATCCCGGGATGGGCATGGGCACCGAGCTGGGGCTGGGCATCTGGGCCGGGTTGGAGGCGATCGTGCGCGCGGGCCGGTGGGAGGACGCCGTTCTCCGGCGCCGCTGGCGGGAAGCGCAGGAGGCGCTGGGGCGGGGCGCGCCCCTTCCGGACGGAGCCGCGCTCCGCCGGATCTTCGGCAGCCATGCGGATGCGGCGATTGTCGCCTTCACCGACGGCATGGTCCGCAACGAGAGCCTCCCCACCGCCCGGGTCCTGGAATTCGCCCGCGCGCTCGAGGTGCGTGTCTATTGCTTGAGCGTGGAGGACCTTCCGGCGGAAGTCGCGACGAACGCCTACCGGACGATGACGCGGATCGATCCGGAAAATGAGGAAGCCTTCCAGAGCTTGTATGAGGAGATCGCCCGCAAGGAGACCCGTCCCCGGATGGAGTGGAAGGTCGCCGAGCAGAACCCTTGGGAGCGGGGCCTCTTTGCGCTCGCCTGCGCGTGCGTCGCCGGTTCCGCCTGGGTTCGGAATCGGGCGATCCCCCGGGGGCCTTGA
- a CDS encoding DUF58 domain-containing protein: MASLPCGFFPRRRIASPIPGAWPADPMPGGLEFEAFREARAGEDVRWIDWIQSRRWGEKLVRLAEESRAPGLLLVDAGCCRKASPLGGIACDLAELLWEEIAASDPESRIGAVAGRRPALVREPLHAGPAWKDRILGKLRRLSSEAGDGEEELPRLLAAARPWLPSASAVVVLVPVGRLFRDPGFARPLARLRAPGREVLLFALAGRWELRLPSPRAFWAFRDPSGLCLRAPLGSRRFREAFCAHAGRRLRELASRLAFWGFRRGVEWEIVEEGDSLRERIGRMAAFRRRVPA, encoded by the coding sequence ATGGCCTCCCTCCCTTGCGGCTTTTTCCCCCGGCGGCGGATCGCCTCGCCGATCCCCGGCGCGTGGCCGGCCGATCCGATGCCGGGGGGATTGGAGTTCGAGGCCTTCCGGGAGGCCCGGGCGGGAGAGGACGTCCGCTGGATCGATTGGATCCAGTCGCGGCGATGGGGAGAGAAGCTGGTCCGGCTGGCCGAGGAGTCGCGCGCGCCGGGGCTCCTTCTGGTCGATGCGGGCTGTTGCCGCAAGGCGTCCCCGCTCGGGGGCATCGCCTGCGATCTGGCGGAGCTCTTGTGGGAGGAGATCGCGGCCTCGGACCCGGAAAGCCGGATCGGAGCCGTCGCCGGCCGGCGCCCGGCGCTGGTCCGGGAGCCCCTGCACGCCGGACCGGCCTGGAAAGATCGGATCCTGGGGAAGCTCCGGCGGTTGTCGTCGGAAGCGGGGGACGGGGAGGAGGAGCTTCCCCGGCTGCTGGCCGCGGCGCGGCCGTGGCTCCCCTCGGCTTCCGCGGTCGTTGTCCTGGTGCCGGTCGGCCGCCTTTTCCGAGACCCGGGCTTCGCGCGGCCCTTGGCCCGGTTGCGGGCTCCGGGCCGGGAGGTGCTTCTTTTCGCGCTGGCCGGCCGTTGGGAATTGCGGTTGCCTTCCCCCCGGGCGTTCTGGGCGTTCCGCGATCCCTCCGGGCTCTGCCTGCGCGCCCCGCTCGGCTCGCGGCGGTTCCGGGAAGCCTTTTGCGCGCACGCCGGCCGGCGGTTGCGGGAGCTGGCGAGCCGGCTCGCGTTTTGGGGATTTCGGCGCGGCGTGGAGTGGGAGATCGTCGAGGAAGGGGACTCCCTGAGGGAGCGGATCGGGCGGATGGCCGCCTTTCGACGGAGGGTGCCGGCATGA
- a CDS encoding MoxR family ATPase, which produces MGPASRGGEAHRAEERGAAEIRERHLHYQRRIATIWRKVAGVIVGQEAAVFRGLVGSLSVFQPNVGGFPANGHCTFIGLPGTGKSTMASVLARAIGGTFSRIQCTADLLPRDFTGSFVEKEGSLVFERGPLFANVVLCDEYNRAPEKARSGVLQAKIEGFVSVTFGEERAFPLPRPNIIFMTLNPMEVSGLYQIGDADRDRSLFQIFFAPLRPEERIRLLERAEGFLDGEAAEDGAEEPLTPGEFEEIRSFIWTEVAASRLLKEYLVRLTEVEQLEARLAPVRRQLEDLAGVPLSALFSGYLAERPALGLLGASKVVAFLRGSGVGPADGIPRLWVAPSDVREIYPDVMNHRIRLSEELEVLCPKLAPHLLEKLSEEDRRSFSSLAALLPREVVVRYLLQEVLYRVPDLE; this is translated from the coding sequence GTGGGACCGGCGAGCCGAGGCGGGGAAGCGCATCGTGCGGAGGAGCGGGGGGCTGCGGAAATCCGGGAGAGGCACCTCCACTACCAGCGGAGGATAGCGACGATCTGGCGGAAGGTAGCCGGCGTGATCGTCGGCCAGGAAGCGGCCGTCTTCCGCGGGCTGGTAGGCTCCCTCTCGGTCTTTCAACCCAATGTAGGCGGATTTCCGGCCAACGGGCATTGCACGTTCATCGGCCTGCCCGGAACCGGCAAGAGCACGATGGCGTCGGTTCTCGCACGGGCGATCGGCGGCACCTTCAGCCGGATTCAGTGCACGGCCGACCTTCTGCCCAGGGATTTCACCGGGAGCTTTGTGGAAAAGGAGGGGAGCCTCGTCTTCGAAAGAGGCCCCCTCTTCGCCAACGTCGTCCTCTGCGACGAATACAACCGGGCGCCCGAAAAAGCGCGCAGCGGCGTGCTGCAGGCGAAGATCGAGGGGTTCGTCTCGGTCACCTTCGGGGAGGAACGCGCCTTTCCCCTCCCTCGGCCGAACATCATTTTCATGACGCTCAACCCCATGGAGGTCTCCGGCCTCTACCAGATCGGAGACGCGGATCGGGATCGCTCGCTCTTCCAGATCTTTTTTGCGCCCCTGCGGCCGGAGGAGCGGATTCGGCTTTTGGAGCGGGCGGAAGGCTTTCTCGACGGCGAGGCGGCCGAGGACGGCGCCGAAGAGCCGCTTACCCCCGGCGAGTTCGAGGAGATCCGCTCCTTCATCTGGACCGAAGTGGCGGCGAGCCGGCTGCTCAAGGAGTATCTGGTTCGCCTGACCGAGGTGGAGCAGCTGGAGGCGAGGCTGGCGCCCGTCCGGCGGCAGTTGGAGGATCTGGCGGGCGTTCCTCTTTCCGCCCTATTTTCCGGCTATTTGGCCGAACGGCCCGCCTTGGGGCTGCTCGGCGCCTCGAAGGTGGTGGCTTTCCTGCGGGGGAGCGGAGTCGGGCCCGCGGACGGGATCCCCCGGCTTTGGGTGGCCCCCTCCGACGTCCGGGAAATCTACCCGGACGTCATGAACCACCGCATCCGGCTTTCCGAAGAGCTGGAGGTGCTCTGCCCGAAGCTCGCCCCGCATCTGCTGGAAAAATTGTCGGAGGAGGACCGCCGCAGCTTTTCGAGCCTCGCCGCCCTCTTGCCGCGGGAGGTCGTCGTCCGCTACCTGTTGCAGGAGGTCCTCTATCGGGTCCCGGACCTCGAGTAG